One window of Mesotoga sp. BH458_6_3_2_1 genomic DNA carries:
- a CDS encoding radical SAM protein, which produces MKIIQSFGKEELAIVHTGETSQGSWVEFVESLQPPLPREEKWVLIVSTMDGCPVKCAFCDAGGVYRRNLGSEEMLEQIDYMVNRRYNSSIDVKKFKVQFARIGEPSLNPSVLETLEALPLRYDAPGLLPSISTIAPAGSKTFFEKLYSIKERLYIGRFQLQFSIHSTDKVQRDLLIPFRKWSLEQIAEYGSGFCGTKDRKITLNFALSTESVVDHNVISATFDPEKFLIKITPVNPTYRSHEKGLKSAVEDNGTLTNHSSLLEVLREKGFDVIVSVGEPEENKIGSNCGLFIRRHLNGSKENPEMYSLVKPNNDPKYLDETQNSDQTPF; this is translated from the coding sequence TTGAAGATAATTCAGAGTTTCGGCAAAGAAGAACTGGCGATCGTTCACACCGGAGAGACTTCGCAAGGTTCATGGGTTGAGTTCGTAGAGTCACTTCAACCGCCGCTTCCCAGAGAAGAGAAGTGGGTTTTGATCGTATCAACGATGGATGGTTGCCCGGTTAAATGCGCTTTCTGCGATGCAGGTGGAGTTTATAGGAGAAACCTGGGCAGTGAGGAGATGCTTGAACAGATAGACTATATGGTAAATAGAAGGTATAACTCAAGCATTGATGTGAAGAAATTCAAAGTCCAGTTTGCCAGGATAGGGGAGCCCTCTTTAAATCCTTCCGTTCTAGAGACACTTGAAGCGCTTCCGCTGAGGTATGACGCACCGGGACTTTTGCCTTCGATAAGCACAATCGCCCCTGCTGGTTCAAAGACTTTTTTCGAAAAGCTTTATTCTATTAAGGAAAGGCTTTACATAGGGAGGTTTCAACTTCAGTTCTCGATTCACTCCACAGACAAAGTCCAGCGAGATTTGCTGATTCCCTTCAGAAAATGGAGCCTTGAGCAGATAGCAGAATACGGATCGGGATTCTGTGGTACGAAGGATAGGAAGATCACTCTCAACTTCGCCCTCTCTACAGAATCCGTTGTTGATCATAATGTGATCTCTGCCACCTTTGACCCGGAGAAGTTCCTGATTAAGATAACTCCGGTCAATCCGACGTACAGATCTCATGAAAAGGGATTGAAGTCTGCAGTCGAGGACAATGGCACTCTAACCAATCATTCAAGCTTACTCGAAGTCCTTCGAGAAAAGGGTTTCGATGTCATTGTGAGCGTGGGCGAACCTGAGGAGAACAAGATCGGCAGCAACTGCGGACTCTTCATTCGTAGACATCTTAACGGCTCTAAGGAAAACCCTGAGATGTATTCCTTAGTTAAACCGAATAACGATCCCAAATACCTTGACGAGACTCAAAACAGTGACCAGACTCCATTTTAA
- a CDS encoding endonuclease domain-containing protein, with translation MRKCFSGNDSKKQIAGYRLIRQKRIGRYIVDFFCKELSLVIEVDTSSHYIRGDEVRKRRKELENLSSIVIRVPERDFCYNIEGVVEEIRQKLLQIAQEQRT, from the coding sequence TTGCGGAAGTGCTTTTCTGGCAACGACTCAAAAAAACAGATCGCGGGCTACAGATTAATAAGACAAAAGCGCATTGGAAGATACATTGTTGATTTCTTCTGCAAGGAATTGAGCCTTGTAATTGAAGTAGACACTAGCTCCCATTACATACGGGGCGATGAAGTTAGAAAGAGACGAAAAGAGCTTGAGAACTTGAGCTCAATTGTTATCCGCGTGCCTGAAAGAGATTTTTGTTACAACATTGAAGGCGTCGTAGAGGAAATTAGACAAAAGCTTCTGCAAATTGCACAAGAACAGAGAACATAG
- a CDS encoding NAD(P)/FAD-dependent oxidoreductase, with the protein MKKMVGVIGAGPAGVASSIMLKRYGIDVLLFERRNVGGLLNNAWRVENIPFLQPSAGEDLCHKLKDHLSRNGIELIREDATAIHDRTILTTKASYVVDYSVVATGTMPKRLPALETDAKVVYEFRDIPDGTCAVAVYGAGDMAFDGAIRAKLTGRKTMLFARSKSVRAIDALRVSAEKTGVELHMAEPILRVDAIDSLLMITTPQDVYYAEVLLVCIGREPALPTIDSQRYEIIGDARGEIYRQASIAVGDGIRTAMRIASQRW; encoded by the coding sequence ATGAAAAAGATGGTTGGAGTTATCGGGGCCGGACCGGCCGGTGTCGCATCATCAATAATGTTGAAGAGATATGGAATTGATGTGCTTCTCTTCGAGCGAAGGAACGTGGGCGGGCTTCTCAATAACGCCTGGCGTGTGGAGAATATTCCTTTTCTTCAACCTTCTGCGGGAGAGGATCTCTGTCACAAGCTAAAAGATCATCTTAGCCGAAATGGAATAGAGCTCATTCGTGAAGACGCAACGGCCATTCACGACAGAACCATCTTGACGACTAAGGCAAGCTATGTAGTCGACTATTCAGTCGTTGCTACGGGCACGATGCCAAAAAGGCTTCCCGCCTTAGAGACGGATGCGAAAGTCGTATACGAATTTAGAGATATTCCGGACGGAACGTGTGCAGTTGCAGTCTACGGCGCAGGGGATATGGCCTTTGACGGAGCAATCAGGGCGAAGCTTACTGGAAGGAAAACGATGCTCTTTGCCAGAAGTAAATCTGTGAGAGCGATTGACGCACTAAGAGTGTCGGCCGAGAAGACCGGGGTCGAGTTGCACATGGCGGAACCTATATTGCGAGTCGATGCGATAGACTCCCTCCTGATGATTACCACGCCGCAGGACGTCTACTACGCCGAGGTTCTGCTTGTCTGTATAGGAAGGGAGCCGGCGCTTCCCACAATCGATTCTCAGAGATATGAGATAATAGGCGATGCGAGGGGTGAAATATATAGACAGGCCTCAATTGCCGTTGGTGACGGAATTAGGACTGCTATGAGAATTGCTTCTCAGAGGTGGTGA
- a CDS encoding MrcB family domain-containing protein, with product MQEAITRILDRYLIEKRKEFAKNKLAHFLRGEVSSRIQGIVDSEHPDQFKVSASAGQGQWAEIPWIGVFDREITESPTHGYFVMYVFTSDMSAVYLSLNQGWLFFKDTYGAQAKEKIATAAEAYRRILGQEERFDYDRISLKTDRELGVAYELGHIYGKKYEKGMIPGNETLKRDLLQIIALYERLKVIIGTEAPEEKIKNIISEHETAPQVSNAKFMDEVEKNEDESISKKVATDDHSVDLYALSLQEVSERCALPVDETEGFLDELEKAGICSSKIVEGKRFFPLDSPELVSRAAALSAEGQSLGDSVESIKEGDELDAKKLKDLDEKVDKLSKSIDSLSAKFSSHVAKYHSATEKKGFCYHFKEAFRSIGKKKA from the coding sequence ATGCAGGAAGCTATCACCAGGATTCTTGACAGGTATCTCATTGAGAAGAGAAAGGAGTTTGCAAAGAACAAACTGGCGCATTTTTTGAGGGGCGAAGTAAGCAGCAGAATTCAGGGAATTGTAGACTCAGAACACCCTGATCAGTTCAAGGTATCTGCCTCTGCCGGACAAGGCCAGTGGGCAGAGATTCCATGGATCGGTGTCTTCGATAGGGAAATTACGGAATCCCCTACACACGGCTATTTTGTAATGTACGTCTTCACTTCAGACATGTCGGCTGTCTATCTCTCTCTTAATCAAGGCTGGTTATTCTTCAAAGACACATATGGCGCACAGGCAAAGGAAAAGATCGCCACTGCAGCAGAAGCTTACAGGAGAATACTCGGCCAGGAAGAGCGTTTCGACTATGACAGGATATCTCTTAAAACGGACAGAGAATTAGGGGTAGCTTATGAACTGGGCCATATATATGGAAAGAAGTATGAGAAGGGAATGATTCCCGGAAACGAGACTCTAAAGCGAGATTTGCTCCAAATAATCGCTCTTTATGAAAGGTTGAAGGTAATTATCGGGACAGAGGCTCCGGAGGAAAAGATAAAGAATATCATCTCCGAACACGAGACGGCTCCGCAAGTCTCAAATGCCAAATTCATGGATGAAGTAGAAAAAAACGAAGATGAAAGCATTTCAAAAAAAGTAGCGACTGATGACCACTCAGTTGACCTTTACGCGTTGAGCTTGCAAGAGGTGAGTGAAAGATGCGCCCTTCCAGTCGATGAAACGGAGGGGTTCCTGGATGAACTTGAGAAAGCCGGTATCTGTTCATCCAAGATAGTCGAAGGAAAGAGATTCTTCCCGCTCGATAGTCCCGAGTTAGTCTCGCGAGCTGCTGCTCTTTCTGCGGAGGGCCAATCACTTGGAGATTCAGTTGAATCAATCAAAGAGGGTGACGAATTGGATGCGAAAAAGCTCAAAGACCTAGATGAGAAGGTCGACAAACTCTCAAAGAGTATAGACTCGCTTTCCGCAAAGTTTAGCTCTCACGTGGCAAAATATCACTCTGCCACTGAAAAGAAAGGCTTCTGTTATCACTTCAAGGAAGCCTTCAGAAGCATAGGGAAAAAGAAAGCCTAA
- a CDS encoding molybdopterin-dependent oxidoreductase, with the protein MKERLFLKTTIMIAVGIIALVIIVFGVTGTPDDPSAPEVIVKEYEGMKLDDLDAFRENSIKGVQYVNVDEYSLKIGGLVEAPYFMTYPQLQELHHIQKLVTLHCVEGWTAKMLWEGISLVDLIEKASPLGQVTNVIFKSTDGYTTSLTLEYVRERNIIIADRLNGIELPPAQGFPFIVVAEDKWGYKWARWVEEIELSDDDKYRGYWEEYGYSKDGSLDKPMFDR; encoded by the coding sequence ATGAAGGAGAGACTTTTCTTGAAGACTACAATAATGATTGCGGTGGGTATCATCGCGTTAGTGATAATAGTGTTCGGAGTAACCGGCACTCCAGACGATCCTTCTGCACCCGAAGTAATAGTAAAAGAATATGAGGGCATGAAGCTTGACGATCTCGACGCATTCAGGGAGAACTCTATCAAAGGTGTGCAGTATGTGAATGTTGATGAGTATTCTCTGAAAATCGGCGGTCTTGTTGAGGCACCTTATTTTATGACTTATCCCCAGCTGCAGGAGCTACACCACATTCAGAAGCTAGTCACGCTTCATTGTGTAGAAGGTTGGACGGCGAAGATGCTGTGGGAAGGAATTTCACTCGTCGACTTGATTGAGAAGGCGAGTCCACTGGGGCAGGTCACGAACGTAATCTTTAAATCTACAGACGGATACACAACGAGCCTGACTCTGGAATACGTGCGCGAAAGAAACATAATAATCGCTGATAGACTTAATGGAATCGAGCTTCCTCCTGCCCAGGGGTTTCCTTTCATTGTAGTTGCGGAGGACAAATGGGGATATAAGTGGGCCCGATGGGTCGAAGAAATCGAGTTATCCGACGACGACAAATACAGAGGCTATTGGGAAGAATACGGCTACAGCAAGGACGGAAGTCTAGACAAGCCCATGTTTGACAGATAA
- a CDS encoding ABC transporter ATP-binding protein has translation MTAIETKSLSKTYKVTRAVEDLNLTIEKGELFALLGVNGAGKTTAIKMLSCLIKPTSGDALLMGNSVVTSPLKVKEIINVSPQETAVAPNLSVRENLELMCGIYGYDSKRTQQMTDKVISDFSLSEIEKSRARILSGGWQRRLSIAMALITEPEILFLDEPTLGLDVLARRGLWRIIQEMKGRITILLTTHYLEEAEALADRIAIMSRGRLVAVGTAAELKELANASSFEDAFVALCEGEKTYENE, from the coding sequence ATGACAGCGATCGAGACAAAGAGCTTGTCAAAGACATACAAAGTAACAAGAGCAGTGGAAGATCTCAATCTTACGATTGAAAAAGGTGAGTTATTCGCCTTGCTAGGTGTCAACGGCGCGGGAAAGACTACTGCAATCAAAATGCTTTCCTGTCTCATAAAACCAACAAGTGGTGATGCTTTATTAATGGGAAATAGCGTTGTGACCTCTCCGCTTAAAGTCAAGGAAATCATAAACGTTTCGCCGCAAGAAACCGCCGTGGCCCCTAATCTTTCCGTGCGTGAGAACCTCGAACTGATGTGCGGGATCTATGGTTACGACTCGAAAAGGACACAACAGATGACAGACAAGGTAATTTCAGATTTCTCTCTTTCGGAAATTGAAAAGAGCAGAGCTCGAATTCTCTCGGGAGGTTGGCAGCGTAGGCTTTCCATAGCCATGGCTCTAATTACGGAACCGGAGATCCTCTTTCTTGATGAGCCAACTCTGGGTCTGGATGTGCTTGCACGCCGCGGACTATGGCGAATCATACAAGAGATGAAAGGGAGAATCACGATTCTCCTTACTACACATTACCTTGAAGAAGCAGAGGCGCTGGCAGATAGAATAGCAATAATGTCTCGTGGAAGGCTGGTTGCCGTTGGAACTGCCGCTGAGCTTAAGGAACTGGCAAATGCCAGTAGCTTTGAAGATGCATTCGTTGCGCTGTGCGAGGGAGAAAAGACCTATGAAAATGAGTAG
- a CDS encoding RND family transporter, with translation MINRKISISIIALFTIITVVMGLFILKMEISVSSEFLLPEKSPSRENMRMMENLFGSEKQIIIVVKTDGLFKEENSLKIHNFLQKLSSIEGVVSYNSYQDAAKVSLIGGTNVEPYFVEGLPNDNVGEILNNPLYLDNLLNEKGEVALIPINVTDGADVKRILEVANDSLVGMEFYASGEPIVDQELNSSILALLVVYPPILFGLICFIYFLRLGSVRAAVIPSILSIIAAVWTYGFSVMIGLDINILTSTVGLFIVIISSSYGLHFVDRYITNRRFLERSIALKRTIREELIPVFLSALTTAVGFLTFLVSSLEAFRQLGIMVSLGIMMSSALVLLMLPAALYFMDLPAVKRKLRFKGPTRERAIKIDKVVLLVIIVFAVVSPFLISRIERNFDQFDYFRKSSEIVKSAETIREEFGWNMPFYVILDKNSIYTGADAQIISNLISDINQLEEVKGVSSIMDVSSAFNIPLPILQLAARSGDLPIQQYMVGNSLRLLVKTPNTDAVSSQRLEDDLKEILEKYPQYSPYVASPLLIISGVNNEILGSQVSTILWALVVITLLLIIVFRSFKLALVSVLPIALSVFFNFSYMAILGIRLEISTAIVAGILLGMTIDYAIHLINRFIETKDIYKAREEVRPAVLSNTIALAAGFATLVFAPLKLFSGLGLLLAIGMVTGAIVTLTLIPTIISKWKMSKH, from the coding sequence TCGAGAGAAAACATGAGAATGATGGAGAATCTTTTCGGAAGTGAGAAGCAGATTATCATTGTAGTCAAGACGGACGGTCTTTTCAAGGAAGAGAACTCACTCAAGATCCATAACTTCCTCCAGAAACTCTCCTCGATCGAGGGAGTCGTTAGTTACAACTCCTATCAGGATGCAGCGAAGGTTAGTCTGATTGGCGGCACTAACGTTGAGCCGTACTTCGTGGAAGGACTTCCTAATGACAATGTCGGCGAGATACTTAATAATCCACTCTATCTGGACAACCTTCTGAACGAGAAAGGCGAAGTTGCACTAATTCCGATAAATGTGACCGATGGTGCCGATGTGAAAAGGATTCTTGAAGTGGCCAACGATTCGCTCGTAGGTATGGAGTTCTACGCCAGCGGTGAGCCAATAGTCGATCAAGAGCTTAACAGCTCCATACTGGCGCTTCTGGTGGTATATCCCCCCATCCTCTTCGGACTAATCTGCTTCATATACTTTCTGAGGCTTGGAAGCGTCAGGGCGGCTGTCATTCCTTCGATTCTTTCAATCATTGCCGCTGTCTGGACTTACGGTTTTAGCGTAATGATCGGTTTGGATATAAACATTCTCACATCTACGGTCGGGCTCTTTATAGTTATAATCTCGTCGTCCTATGGACTCCATTTTGTAGACCGGTACATTACAAACAGGAGATTTCTTGAAAGAAGTATTGCGCTGAAACGCACAATACGCGAAGAGCTCATACCGGTATTTCTCTCGGCGCTTACTACGGCGGTCGGTTTTCTGACATTCTTGGTGAGTAGCCTTGAGGCCTTCAGGCAACTGGGTATAATGGTCTCACTTGGGATCATGATGAGCTCGGCGCTTGTCTTGCTTATGCTTCCCGCTGCTCTCTATTTCATGGATCTCCCGGCAGTGAAGAGAAAGCTCAGGTTCAAAGGGCCAACACGAGAAAGAGCAATTAAGATCGACAAGGTAGTACTTCTAGTGATAATAGTCTTTGCAGTCGTCTCACCCTTTCTCATTTCTAGAATAGAAAGGAACTTCGACCAGTTCGATTATTTCAGAAAGAGCTCCGAGATCGTGAAATCGGCCGAGACTATCAGAGAAGAGTTTGGATGGAACATGCCTTTTTACGTTATCCTTGACAAGAACAGCATCTACACCGGCGCCGATGCACAAATCATTTCGAACCTAATTTCCGACATAAACCAGCTAGAAGAGGTCAAGGGCGTTTCCTCTATAATGGATGTTTCCAGCGCGTTCAACATTCCGCTGCCGATCCTACAGCTAGCGGCGCGCAGCGGAGATCTGCCTATTCAGCAGTACATGGTTGGAAACTCATTACGGCTACTGGTGAAGACACCTAATACCGATGCAGTAAGCTCGCAGCGTCTCGAAGATGATTTGAAGGAAATACTCGAGAAGTATCCCCAGTATTCTCCTTACGTAGCTTCTCCGTTGTTGATAATATCCGGTGTAAACAACGAGATACTCGGTAGTCAGGTCAGTACAATACTGTGGGCCTTAGTAGTCATAACATTGCTCCTGATAATCGTTTTCAGGTCTTTCAAGCTGGCTTTGGTTTCTGTTCTGCCAATTGCCCTGTCTGTATTCTTCAATTTCTCTTACATGGCGATACTGGGTATTAGGCTGGAAATCTCGACGGCAATAGTCGCTGGAATTCTTCTGGGAATGACAATAGATTATGCAATTCATCTGATCAATAGATTCATAGAGACTAAAGACATCTATAAGGCAAGAGAGGAAGTCAGACCAGCGGTACTCTCGAATACCATTGCACTTGCGGCGGGTTTCGCCACGCTTGTCTTTGCGCCCTTGAAACTCTTCTCAGGACTCGGACTGCTTCTTGCCATAGGAATGGTTACCGGCGCCATAGTCACTCTCACCCTCATTCCAACAATCATCAGCAAATGGAAGATGTCTAAGCATTGA
- a CDS encoding transposase, which yields MPRHARVVFEGVAHHITQRGNYRQNIFEDDSDRKRYLQLVGEYSEKYKTKIFAYCLMTNHVHFIAAPMTPDSLALTFKYANMRYSKYFNFKNKMLGHLWQARFYSCPLFGNHAIEAVRYVERNPVRANLVGIPWEYEWSSAAEHVGLSVLQSSSSGPNCGLVHSRLENGSKNQNLKNGVVQDTRRTISRASDSSNNSDLSKQETISTEQDIRKASVDSNSEIAKHTGYGITLSSLEELGLNWNSEGWKEFLGYPDDESFIKEMRSSTISGKPFFSEGFELELGENTAASTARKKRGRPRKAPRN from the coding sequence ATGCCTAGACATGCGAGGGTTGTTTTTGAGGGCGTGGCCCATCATATTACTCAGAGAGGGAACTACAGACAGAATATTTTCGAAGACGACTCAGACAGAAAGAGATATCTTCAACTCGTAGGTGAATACTCAGAGAAGTACAAGACAAAGATCTTCGCTTACTGCCTAATGACTAATCACGTTCACTTCATTGCGGCTCCTATGACGCCCGACTCACTGGCACTGACATTTAAGTATGCGAACATGAGGTATTCAAAGTACTTCAACTTCAAGAACAAAATGTTGGGTCACTTATGGCAGGCAAGATTCTATTCCTGTCCTCTTTTTGGGAATCACGCAATTGAAGCGGTCAGATACGTTGAAAGAAACCCGGTGCGGGCCAACTTAGTAGGCATTCCATGGGAATATGAATGGTCGAGTGCTGCCGAACATGTCGGCCTCTCAGTTCTACAGTCTTCATCATCTGGTCCAAATTGTGGCTTGGTTCACAGCCGTCTTGAGAACGGATCGAAGAATCAAAACCTGAAAAATGGTGTTGTTCAAGATACAAGAAGGACGATATCCAGAGCTAGTGATTCTTCCAACAACAGCGATCTCTCAAAGCAAGAAACGATTTCGACCGAGCAGGACATCCGAAAAGCATCAGTCGATTCGAATTCGGAGATTGCTAAACACACTGGATATGGAATTACTCTTTCCTCTCTCGAAGAACTCGGCCTGAACTGGAATTCAGAAGGATGGAAAGAGTTTTTGGGTTATCCTGATGATGAAAGCTTTATCAAAGAAATGCGCAGCAGCACAATCTCGGGGAAGCCGTTCTTCTCTGAGGGGTTCGAACTTGAACTTGGAGAAAACACTGCCGCTTCAACAGCCAGAAAGAAGAGAGGAAGACCTCGCAAAGCCCCTCGGAATTGA
- a CDS encoding cysteine hydrolase family protein produces MLSESQFEETFGGERRKHSPMLLSPALLVVDLQNYFTDRESRAYLQGIEVVVSNSARLIEGFTTFGFPVALTVHRGGSEMMMQWWRNTVEDSWAVPQFTGLPIFYKDTYDAFHETALDSFLKSWGVNQLAICGARTHLCCETTARSAFTNGYATMMIEDALCDKGIDRHICSLKNLANGFSMISRTAEILNLLKGHPK; encoded by the coding sequence TTGCTTTCAGAGAGTCAGTTTGAAGAAACCTTTGGCGGTGAACGCCGGAAGCACAGCCCAATGCTTCTTTCTCCTGCTTTGCTCGTGGTAGATCTTCAGAACTACTTCACAGATAGAGAATCTCGAGCCTATTTGCAGGGAATCGAAGTAGTGGTATCAAATTCCGCCAGACTCATTGAAGGGTTCACGACCTTCGGCTTTCCGGTTGCTCTGACCGTTCACAGAGGTGGCTCGGAAATGATGATGCAGTGGTGGAGAAACACCGTTGAAGACAGCTGGGCGGTACCTCAATTTACAGGTCTCCCAATCTTCTATAAAGACACATACGATGCTTTTCATGAAACTGCTCTCGACTCCTTTCTGAAAAGCTGGGGCGTGAATCAGCTCGCTATCTGTGGCGCTAGGACGCATCTGTGCTGCGAAACGACTGCGAGGTCAGCCTTCACGAACGGCTACGCGACAATGATGATAGAGGATGCATTATGTGACAAAGGGATAGACCGGCACATCTGTTCTCTCAAGAATCTTGCGAATGGCTTTTCTATGATATCTAGGACGGCTGAAATTCTGAACTTGCTCAAGGGACATCCCAAATGA
- a CDS encoding AbrB/MazE/SpoVT family DNA-binding domain-containing protein — protein sequence MKAKSETNGKYMGSVKVGQKGQIVIPKDVRDMFGISPGDTLILLADSEKGIAIERYGVFDRIADAILSGRAKEVYPDYSEEDSIRFAKAVKSIDDEDEEK from the coding sequence ATGAAGGCAAAAAGTGAAACCAACGGAAAGTATATGGGTTCGGTTAAGGTCGGTCAGAAGGGACAGATTGTGATCCCAAAAGATGTCAGAGATATGTTTGGGATTTCTCCTGGAGACACGCTGATACTTCTTGCGGATTCAGAGAAAGGCATTGCCATAGAAAGGTATGGCGTTTTCGACAGGATCGCTGACGCGATTTTATCAGGAAGAGCTAAAGAGGTTTATCCTGATTACAGCGAAGAGGACTCGATTAGATTCGCGAAAGCCGTGAAATCGATCGATGATGAGGATGAAGAGAAATGA
- a CDS encoding ABC transporter permease, which yields MKMSSFAIRNAKELLRDKLNLAFGIGFPVIVLLMLSLIQSNVPVELFSIKNLTPGIAVFGLSFISLFSGMIIAKDRTSSFMLRLFTSPMKARDYILGYTLPLIPMSALQILACFLVAVLLGLDVSINILLTVVVLMPAALVNIALGLLCGSIFTEKQVGGLCGALLTNGSAWLSGAWFPVELVGGAFKAVAEALPFMHAVNAGRHALNGEYNRIMPELAWVIGYAFVLMVLAIIAFTKKMESDNP from the coding sequence ATGAAAATGAGTAGTTTTGCGATTAGGAATGCAAAGGAGCTACTTAGAGATAAACTGAATCTGGCTTTCGGGATAGGTTTCCCAGTAATCGTTCTACTGATGCTTAGCTTGATTCAGTCTAATGTACCAGTAGAACTCTTCTCAATCAAAAATCTAACTCCGGGTATAGCGGTCTTTGGCCTTTCTTTCATATCTTTGTTCTCGGGAATGATCATTGCGAAGGATCGTACAAGTTCCTTTATGTTGAGGCTTTTCACTTCCCCAATGAAAGCCAGAGACTATATACTTGGATATACTTTGCCATTAATCCCCATGTCGGCGCTGCAAATACTGGCTTGTTTCCTAGTAGCTGTACTACTGGGACTAGATGTCAGTATAAATATTCTTCTGACAGTCGTTGTGTTGATGCCGGCCGCACTAGTGAATATCGCGCTAGGATTGCTTTGTGGGAGCATTTTCACCGAGAAACAGGTCGGAGGGCTTTGCGGCGCGCTCCTTACCAATGGCTCTGCATGGCTTTCCGGCGCGTGGTTCCCTGTGGAGTTAGTCGGAGGAGCTTTCAAGGCCGTCGCAGAGGCTCTGCCTTTCATGCATGCTGTCAATGCCGGTAGACACGCTTTGAATGGTGAATACAACAGAATAATGCCGGAACTGGCATGGGTTATAGGCTATGCGTTTGTACTGATGGTTCTGGCAATCATCGCCTTCACTAAGAAGATGGAAAGCGATAACCCATGA
- a CDS encoding iron-containing alcohol dehydrogenase family protein, which translates to MTDHSTRSIEIPKYIPKYIIVKPQAVEAMIAFLEMMRFGRVCFATQENILDIIPELEEVAHRKNNFLFLVQERPYLNRLMTTVEIIHTEKPDALVGVGGGSVLDTVKFIGHILNIPIILLPTLASNDGICSPVVSVRLDNGRSDSLRARMPFALFADTKIISDAPKKYLFAGLGDVISNITAILDWELSTQQTGEQIDYFSRILSVMSYKSLLNFKDASIDNENFVETLVDALITSGISMEYAGNSRSASGSEHMLSHAADVVFGAPFLHGHQTGFYTCVILKAYGDELYERTLQLLCDIGFFSFLPEELFDSNRFAEILRLARSIRDRYTILNTLDDNQLLKTFEDTVSEIRYALSHSDSKSKSCR; encoded by the coding sequence ATGACTGATCACTCCACAAGATCGATAGAAATCCCTAAATACATACCTAAATACATAATTGTAAAGCCCCAAGCCGTGGAAGCAATGATAGCTTTTCTCGAGATGATGAGATTCGGTAGAGTGTGTTTTGCAACCCAGGAGAACATCCTTGATATCATTCCTGAGTTAGAAGAAGTAGCTCATCGAAAGAACAACTTTCTCTTTCTAGTTCAAGAGAGGCCGTATCTGAATCGTCTAATGACCACTGTTGAGATCATTCACACTGAAAAACCGGATGCACTCGTTGGTGTAGGAGGAGGTTCGGTACTAGATACGGTTAAATTTATCGGTCACATTCTCAATATCCCGATAATTCTGCTCCCTACGCTCGCCTCAAACGATGGAATCTGTTCTCCTGTTGTCTCTGTGAGACTTGACAATGGCAGGAGTGACAGCTTGAGAGCCAGGATGCCATTTGCGCTCTTTGCGGATACTAAGATTATCTCAGATGCCCCGAAGAAGTATCTCTTCGCGGGCCTGGGCGACGTCATCTCAAACATAACCGCGATTCTCGACTGGGAGCTTTCCACACAGCAAACGGGAGAGCAAATCGACTACTTCTCAAGAATACTGTCCGTAATGAGCTACAAGAGTCTTCTAAACTTCAAAGATGCAAGCATAGATAATGAGAATTTCGTAGAGACCCTGGTTGATGCACTCATTACCAGCGGAATATCCATGGAGTATGCTGGCAATTCTCGGTCCGCAAGCGGCTCAGAACACATGCTATCGCATGCGGCAGATGTAGTCTTTGGCGCGCCATTTCTTCACGGCCATCAAACTGGATTTTACACATGCGTGATACTGAAGGCATATGGTGACGAACTATACGAAAGAACGCTTCAACTTCTCTGTGATATCGGCTTTTTTTCATTCTTGCCTGAAGAACTCTTTGACAGTAACAGATTCGCAGAGATCCTAAGACTGGCGAGGTCTATAAGAGATCGATACACGATTTTAAACACTCTTGATGACAACCAGCTGCTGAAAACATTCGAAGACACAGTCTCGGAAATTCGCTACGCATTGTCTCACAGTGACTCGAAAAGTAAATCTTGCCGATAA